The Candidatus Bathyarchaeota archaeon genomic interval TCAAGCCTTGCATGGACTTAACTGCGAAAACTTAAGTTTAGAAACGGCCACTGGGTTATCACTTCCAAACGGTAAGGTAATCTTCGAATTTGGCATAGCTGAAAGCGAAATTTTCAATTATCTAGACCATGAAGAAACAAGGAAAGCGCTGGAAACAATTAGCAAAACCCCTCTGCAAGTGATGGACTTCTTTTGTGCTATAAGATATTATAAGTCGCGAGGAGACGAGGATAAGCCTTTAAAATTTGATTACTATATGCTCCGTCTAATATTTAATGAAAAAATTGTAGAGATGCTGGTTTTTCACGAAAGAGGACCTCGACATATTTCTCCAGAAGAAATTGTTAATCTAATTATTTCAAGAATAAATGCGCTCTTTCCAAGGAAAGTGTTAAAAATCCTTTAAGTTCTATGCACGGGAATTCCTTCTAGATGGTCCATAACCAAGGACAAAATTGACTTTGCAACTTCACTTTTGGATTTGTTTCCATCAACCCTAACAAGTTCTCCGTTATTTACAAAACGCATGTAAACTTCCCGCACTTTACGTTGAGTTTCAAGGTTTTCCATGACAGACTTTTTGGGCTTAAGCCTCCGGACAACAGTTTCAGGCTCAACATCTATGTAAATCGCTAAGTTAGGCACCACTACATGCTGATTTATTTTCCTAATCCAGTCAAGGCTTAAGCCAGCGGCCCCTTGGTAAGCTAGGCTTGAATAAACGTAACGGTCTGAAACCACAATTTTCCCGTTTTTTAGAGCTGGAACTATCTCGTTTTCCACATGCTCATACCGATCAGCTGCAAAAAGCAGCGCCTCAACAATGCTGGACATACGCTTTTCTCCATGCAAACAATACCTTTTTATAAAATTTCCAATTTTTCCGCGGCTTGGTTCAGCCGTATAAACTGCGTCGTATCCAATTCTCCTCAAACGCTTAACTAAGATTTTTGTCTGAGTTGTTTTTCCACAACCGTCTAAACCCTCAATACATATGAAGAACCCCTGCTTATCCATGTCTAAGCCCTCCCTTCTGGAACATTACACATTATAAAAGGGAACTCACATTAATAATTGTCTAAATTCAAGCCTGTGGAGAAAAGCCATGCCAAAAACCTATTGGGGTGAAATAAAGGATCCAGTACATGGATACGTCTACATAACGGAACAAGAAAAGGAGATAATAGACTCTTACCCCGTGCAGAGGCTTCGCAGACTAAGACAGTTGGCTGGTGCTGAATACGTTTATCCCGGAGCAAACCACACACGATTTGAACATTCTGTAGGTGTCATGTACCTAGCTGGCAAAGTTGTTGAAAACCCAAATATTCACCAAATAGTGCACGAAGAAGACATTGAGGCCGTACGGATCGCCGGTTTGCTTCACGATGTTGGACACGGTCCATTTTCACATGTGTTCGAACATTTGCTGACAGGAAAGCTTAACAAAACCCATGAAGATATAACCATGTGGATTATCAAAAACAGCGAGTTAAAAGACGTAATCAGCAAACTTGGGTATAAGCCAGAATACATCGCTGAGTTAGCTGCTGGTTCCCTCCTAGAGGATCCCAAAGCTTTCCTAAACCAGATAATAAGAAGCTCAATAGACGTTGACAAACTGGACTTCGTTGTCAGAGACACATATCACACAGGCGCCGAGTATGGGTTTGTAGATATTTTCCGCTTAATCCATAGCTTCGACGTTTTGTATGGCAACTTAGCCGTGGATATAGGGGCGCTTTCAACTCTAGAATCCTTCATAATAGCCAGAATTGAATCTTTCAAAAGCATATACTTTCACAGAGTTGGAAGAGCAGCCCAGATAATGTTGGCAATGGCCCTTGAAAAGGCAGACGAAGAGCTAGGCTTGTCCACCTTCAAGACGCCAGAGGAGTATTTGGCTATGGATGACTACACAGTTTGGACCATGCTTAAAAATTGCAAGAAATCAAGCCAGATAATTAAAAACCTTGAAAGACGTAGAATGCTTAAATGCGCTTACGAGCAAACCTTCTATGTAAAGGATAAAACCGTTTCAAACATTTTCAGCACAGAAGAGTTCCGCAATCAAATAAGAAACAAAATCGCGAAAGACGCGAAAGTGGAGCCGGAAGCCATAATCATCGACGTGCCGACGGTGCCAAGCGTGCCCTACCATCATTCCATGTTTATGGAACCCATGGAAATCCCCGTTTTCAACAAAACAAGAGACGGTAAAAAAGAGGTTAAAAAGCTCAGCGAGATCTCCGGAATATTCGAGGTTCTAAAATGTTTCATAAACATTTTAAGAGTTTACACAGACGAGAAAAACCGTGAAAAAGTAGCAGAGGCAGCCTCAAAAGTTCTCGGAGATATTCCCTCATCGGCAAAAATATCTTATTAAAAGGTGAAATACCAGATGGCAGAGTATATTGTTCTGCATGGACGAGTAATAGTTGAGGGAAAATGCAAAGCAGAAGCCTTAGTTTCTAACGAACCAATAAGCTTTCTCGGCGACGTGGATCCCGCCACCGGAAAAGTGATTAAAAGGCATCACGACCTTTATGGTAAATGTATAAAAGACAAGGTTTTATGTTTTCCACATGGACACGGTTCAACGGTGGGCAGCTACGTGCTGTATTCTTTGGCGAAAAATGGGCTAGCGCCAAAAGCCATAATAAACCGCAAAGCAGACCCTGTGATAGTTGTCGGCGCGGTTATAGCCAACATCCCTATGATAGACCAGGTGGACTTAAGCCAAATAAGAACTGGCGACCTCGCTGAAGTAGACGCTTGCAATGGCATAGTTAAAGTTTCAAAATCCGCAAAGGCGGAGGGCCAAGCGAAGTGTATTTGACGCGGGAAGAAGAACGTATCTACGACGGCGAATATGGTTGGGCAAAACAGGTATGCATGAAAATCCTTGTCAAGCTTGGCGAACTTTTCGGTGCTTCAAGGCTTATTCCAGTAGAGTCAGCTCATATTTCTGGAGTTTCCTACAAAACTTTGGGCGATGCACCCACAGACTTTTTAGAGGCTTTGGCAAGCGCTGGCGAAAAAACAGCAGTTGAAGCCACATTGAATCCTCAGAGCCTTGACCCCGAATATTTGGCCAATAGGTTTCCAGAAAGCTTTGTTAAACCCCAGTTGAAGCTCTGCCAAATATTCGAGAAAATGGGCTTTAAACCTTCCTATACATGCACGCCATACTACATTAAAGCGCCAACTAAGGGCGCCCATCTAGCCTGGGCTGAGTCATCAGCTGTTGTTTACGCCAACTCGGTTTTAGGAGCTTGGACAAACCGCGAAGGTGGACCAAGTGCTTTGGCAGCGGCGGTAATTGGCAAAACACCAAACTGCGGCATCCATAGAGTTGAGAACCGTAAACCCAAAACCATAGTCGAAATCAAGGCACCGCTGAAAAAAGAGGTGGACTATGGCGCATTAGGAATATTCCTAGGCAATATTTTAGAGGACGAAATCCCGCTGCTAACCGGCTTAGGGAAGCCAACTCCTGAAAGCCTTAAACAACTCGGCGCCGCGTTGGCCTCCGCCGGAATGGCCAACATGTTCCACTACAACAATGCAAAAGCCAAAACCGAACCGGAGCCACTGGAAAAAATAATAGTGGAACCCAGAAACATTCAAGAAACAATCGAAGAGTTAACCACAACATCAACGTCGAAACCAGATCTAGTTTTCGTCGGCTGCCCACACTGCTCAGTACGTGAAATACGTGAAATTGCAGAAAAAATAGGCAGCAGAAAAGTTAAAAACGACATAGAATTTTGGGTGTGCACTTCTCGACACATAAAGGAAAAAGCAAAAAACCACGTTCAGAGGATAAAGGCAAGCGGAGCAAAAATCATAACCGATACATGCGCCGTGGTCACATGGACAGACAAACTTGGAATAAAAACGATAATGACAAACTCGGCAAAGACAGCACATTACGCACCAACCTTAAACATGGCAGAAGTTAAACTGGCAACCCTTGAAGAATGCTTAAAAACAGCTCTAAAAGAATAAGGTTTAAACGAAACCCGCAAGTATTTGCATGATGCAAAGACACACTAAATCTAGTGCTCCGGTAGTATAGCCCGGTCAAGTATTCCGGCCTTTCGAGCCGGAGACGCGGGTTCAAATCCCGCCCGGAGCACTCCTTTATCGGAAACCGACCTTAAGAGACTTGTTAAGGATTAAGCTTTTATGAACTTTCCTTTTTTTATAGTCTGGGTGGTGAGACTTGCCTGTTGTTCAGATTTCTGTCTGGGCTGGAATGAGCATCGAAAGTAAACGGAAGATTGTTAAAGGAATTACGAGAGTCTTCGAAGAAATAGGGATCCCTAAAGAAGGTGTAGAGATAATCATATACGAAGCGCCTAAAACGAACTGGGCGTCGGGTGGAGAACTGCACTCGGAATCGGAGAAACTTTCAAAGATAGAAGTGCCATAGCGTTTTCACCTACAATAAATTGCAATATCCCATTTCTTTTTGGCATAACAAGTAGTTTGGATTTCATCTATTTTTGAGTTGGACTGCCTCAAATATTGCACTGAGCTAAGTTCACGCTGTATAAACATTCATTACACGTCGGCTTGTTTGCATAGCAGTCAACATCGTTGCTTTTAGTGAAGAAGCATCCCAAAGTAGAGTAAGGGCAGTCTCCACACCAGGGTATGTTTTTAGCTATGTCCCGTCTAATCTCTCTGAAATTTACGTAAGCTTCCATGCTCCAAATCTCTTCAATGCTTCTTTGTGTTATGTTCCTAAAAATTATTTCATGAATATCCTTTTTGCGGGTGTTGACGTATAATGGAGGAGTATACATAAATTCTTGACATGGGGAAAGGGATCCATCTACTCTTATCACTGTGGTCTTCTTTTCAGTATATGGGCACTTTCGTACTTTGGCGTCGGGATATAGATTGGGCAACTTCAGATCCAACTGATATTGGTGTGCAATTTTCTGGCTTTTGTGAAAAACTTCTTTGAGAAGGCTTAATGCGTCAAGTTTTTCCGTGGAGCTTAAAAATAGAGGGAGATTAATCCAGTAATCTTTCTTTTTCCCTTCTGTCCAAAAGCTTCTGACGAGTTGGGTTGAGATGGCATCCATCTCCACGCCGTAGGTTTTGCCGAAAAGTTCTAAAGTGGATTTATGTACGAGATCCCACCCATACTTTAGTGAGGGCTTTAATATTTCGATGGTGGGCTCGCTTAAAGTTACGTACACGCTTTTGGCGAAAACTTCCTTCGCATATGGTACAACATGAGATAACATCATGAAATCAAAGTCATAATCAATTGCAAACTTGACCATCCTTGGAATGTCTAAAAAGTTATCGGTTAGAATGACCACCTCTAATCCTAGCTTAAAATCTCTTCCAGCCTCATTCTTGGTTTTTACTAGCATTTCAATGTTTTTGGTTGTTAAATTGAGGTCAGATCCTTCCCTTATATAGCTCAGATTGGTTCGACTGACAGCGTCAACGGAAAACGATATTGAGTCTATTTCCTTCACAATTTTTCTTGCAGTTTCTGAGTTTATTAGTGAACCATTTGCGCTGATGATAATTTCTCCATAGTCGGGTAGGGTTTTTCTGGCTATGCGGAGCATTTCCAAAATTTTCGGGTGTATGAAGGGCTCCCCGAAACCGTAGAGTATGAGTCTTTTTATCCTTGAAAAACATGTTCTGGCGATTTTCTGTACAAGGTCATGTTAATTTCTATAGGTTTCGCGTTCCAGACACGTCTGATGCACATTTGACAGTTGAAGTTACACTTGTTCGTGATTTCTATCTGTAATGCTTCTGGAAACTCATCATTCATGATTGTTGTTTTCCATATAGGTTTAGCCGCCAGCTAAAGGCGGAAATATAGCTATCACGTCATTATCTTTCAAGGTTACTTTTCCTTCTAAGTCTTTGATATTTCTTCCATTGACCATAATAATCATGTCATCTCGAAGTTTTCCCCTTTTCTTGTTGTAAATGTCTTCAACAAATTCCGGCCCCAATATTTTAGATGCATTCTTAATCATGTCTAAAATTGATCCGTTACAGTTGATGGTCAACTCTCTGGTTTTGTATTTATTGCGCAAAGTTGCAAAAAGCAGTATTTTTACGGTCACCACAGTCTGGCTTCCAGCAAATAAAAGAGAGGTTGAGAAATTTTTGTTTTTCTAAAGCTCTATGTCAAGCTCAGTTAGCTTTTCTTTCGTTGGAACTCCGTTAATCCAGCCGCGCAGCTGATAGTATTCCTCTTTCATTTTTTCAAGTTCTGCTACTTGGCCTTTCGCTGGGCCTTCCGGCATCGGTTCTTCAAGTAAGCGTTTTGGCAGCGTGTCGTCCTTCCCTTCGAATCCGTACTTGTTGATTATAACTCTTTCTAGGTTGTAAATGCGTTCACCAATTTTTAGGATTCCATCTTCTGTTAGTTCCCAGCCAGTTACAGCCGATAAAAGCTCTGCATAGTCCTTGGTTCCTAGAGCGAATGTTGTAAACAGGCAGTTCACAGTCGAGTTGACCACGCATGTGAAGTCTTGGAATATTTTAACCCATTTCGCCTTACCTTCAACTTTCAAGGGGTCAATTTTTTCCGGTATTCCTAAGACTTCTGGTGAGATTGTGTATCCAGTTACGTGGCAGCCTCCTCTATTTGCCGTAGCATAGTTTAGGCCTATGCCCTTGACGGCTCTTGGGTCATAGGCTGGCATTTCAAGGCCCTTAACACTCATGGAGAACTCAGGATGCCCATAAATCTCACAGAGCTTCTTTGAACCTAGCGCCAAATATTTCCCAAACCCCGCCTTGTAAGCTGTTCGCCAAACTGCCTCTACAAGAGCTGCTGAATTTCCAAAGCGTAGGTCTAAGCCCTGTAAATCCTCTTGTGGAATGTATCCTCTCTCGTTAAGCTCCATAGCTGCTGCTATTGTAGAGCCTAGACTTATTGGATCCATTCCAAACTCATCGCAGTAGTGATTGGCTTTAACAACAGCATCCAAATCCTTGACTGCGGTACTGCTTCCTAATGCCCAAACAGACTCATACTCAGGACCTTCTGAGGCCAAAACTTGGAAAGGTCCGGACTTGACGCTTGTAACTCTTCCGCATCCAATTGAACAACCCCAACATGCCCTTCGGCTTGTTAAATAGATTTCTGCAAGGGTCTCCCCGCTTATTTTCTCTGCATCTGGATTAACGCCTGTCTGCCAGTTTTTGTAAGGCAACCCGCCGGCAGTGTTAACTATATTTATGAGTATGGCTGTGCCGTACGTTGGCAGCCCAACGCCTGTAACCGGGTTATTTTTCATTGCATCTAAACATCTTCTTGAAACTTCAGCGAATCTTTTAGGTTCAGCAACCGGAACTTTTTCTTCTCCGGAAACAACAATAGCCTTAAGCTCCTTCGAGCCCATAACAGCGCCCAAACCCGTTCTCCCCGCGGCTCTATGCTCATCATTGACTATGCACGCCATATAAGCCAGGTTTTCACCAGCTGGCCCGATGCAAGCAACACTTGTGTTTTTACCGCCAATTTTATCCCTCAATATTCTACAAGTATCAAATACATTTTTGCCCCATAGATTGCTTGCATCCCTTAACTCAGCTTCTCCGTCAACAATCGCCAAGTAAATCGGAACATCGGAAGCTCCCTCAATCACAACAATATCAAATCCAGAAAACTTAAGGAAAGGACCGAACTCGCCTCCTGAGTTTGC includes:
- a CDS encoding SPASM domain-containing protein, with translation MEMLRIARKTLPDYGEIIISANGSLINSETARKIVKEIDSISFSVDAVSRTNLSYIREGSDLNLTTKNIEMLVKTKNEAGRDFKLGLEVVILTDNFLDIPRMVKFAIDYDFDFMMLSHVVPYAKEVFAKSVYVTLSEPTIEILKPSLKYGWDLVHKSTLELFGKTYGVEMDAISTQLVRSFWTEGKKKDYWINLPLFLSSTEKLDALSLLKEVFHKSQKIAHQYQLDLKLPNLYPDAKVRKCPYTEKKTTVIRVDGSLSPCQEFMYTPPLYVNTRKKDIHEIIFRNITQRSIEEIWSMEAYVNFREIRRDIAKNIPWCGDCPYSTLGCFFTKSNDVDCYANKPTCNECLYSVNLAQCNI
- a CDS encoding aconitase X catalytic domain-containing protein; the encoded protein is MTREEERIYDGEYGWAKQVCMKILVKLGELFGASRLIPVESAHISGVSYKTLGDAPTDFLEALASAGEKTAVEATLNPQSLDPEYLANRFPESFVKPQLKLCQIFEKMGFKPSYTCTPYYIKAPTKGAHLAWAESSAVVYANSVLGAWTNREGGPSALAAAVIGKTPNCGIHRVENRKPKTIVEIKAPLKKEVDYGALGIFLGNILEDEIPLLTGLGKPTPESLKQLGAALASAGMANMFHYNNAKAKTEPEPLEKIIVEPRNIQETIEELTTTSTSKPDLVFVGCPHCSVREIREIAEKIGSRKVKNDIEFWVCTSRHIKEKAKNHVQRIKASGAKIITDTCAVVTWTDKLGIKTIMTNSAKTAHYAPTLNMAEVKLATLEECLKTALKE
- a CDS encoding tautomerase family protein, encoding MPVVQISVWAGMSIESKRKIVKGITRVFEEIGIPKEGVEIIIYEAPKTNWASGGELHSESEKLSKIEVP
- a CDS encoding aldehyde ferredoxin oxidoreductase family protein, whose protein sequence is MAGGFMGKVLKVNLSSKSLKVESTSEEVSKKYLGGKGYATYMLYKYLKEYEKAGFSPKDINALGPENVLVFATGPGTGVPGFPSSGRYHVMALKSPLTGSVGSANSGGEFGPFLKFSGFDIVVIEGASDVPIYLAIVDGEAELRDASNLWGKNVFDTCRILRDKIGGKNTSVACIGPAGENLAYMACIVNDEHRAAGRTGLGAVMGSKELKAIVVSGEEKVPVAEPKRFAEVSRRCLDAMKNNPVTGVGLPTYGTAILINIVNTAGGLPYKNWQTGVNPDAEKISGETLAEIYLTSRRACWGCSIGCGRVTSVKSGPFQVLASEGPEYESVWALGSSTAVKDLDAVVKANHYCDEFGMDPISLGSTIAAAMELNERGYIPQEDLQGLDLRFGNSAALVEAVWRTAYKAGFGKYLALGSKKLCEIYGHPEFSMSVKGLEMPAYDPRAVKGIGLNYATANRGGCHVTGYTISPEVLGIPEKIDPLKVEGKAKWVKIFQDFTCVVNSTVNCLFTTFALGTKDYAELLSAVTGWELTEDGILKIGERIYNLERVIINKYGFEGKDDTLPKRLLEEPMPEGPAKGQVAELEKMKEEYYQLRGWINGVPTKEKLTELDIEL
- a CDS encoding MoaD/ThiS family protein, which produces MTVKILLFATLRNKYKTRELTINCNGSILDMIKNASKILGPEFVEDIYNKKRGKLRDDMIIMVNGRNIKDLEGKVTLKDNDVIAIFPPLAGG
- a CDS encoding DUF126 domain-containing protein translates to MAEYIVLHGRVIVEGKCKAEALVSNEPISFLGDVDPATGKVIKRHHDLYGKCIKDKVLCFPHGHGSTVGSYVLYSLAKNGLAPKAIINRKADPVIVVGAVIANIPMIDQVDLSQIRTGDLAEVDACNGIVKVSKSAKAEGQAKCI
- the tmk gene encoding dTMP kinase, translating into MDKQGFFICIEGLDGCGKTTQTKILVKRLRRIGYDAVYTAEPSRGKIGNFIKRYCLHGEKRMSSIVEALLFAADRYEHVENEIVPALKNGKIVVSDRYVYSSLAYQGAAGLSLDWIRKINQHVVVPNLAIYIDVEPETVVRRLKPKKSVMENLETQRKVREVYMRFVNNGELVRVDGNKSKSEVAKSILSLVMDHLEGIPVHRT
- a CDS encoding HD domain-containing protein codes for the protein MPKTYWGEIKDPVHGYVYITEQEKEIIDSYPVQRLRRLRQLAGAEYVYPGANHTRFEHSVGVMYLAGKVVENPNIHQIVHEEDIEAVRIAGLLHDVGHGPFSHVFEHLLTGKLNKTHEDITMWIIKNSELKDVISKLGYKPEYIAELAAGSLLEDPKAFLNQIIRSSIDVDKLDFVVRDTYHTGAEYGFVDIFRLIHSFDVLYGNLAVDIGALSTLESFIIARIESFKSIYFHRVGRAAQIMLAMALEKADEELGLSTFKTPEEYLAMDDYTVWTMLKNCKKSSQIIKNLERRRMLKCAYEQTFYVKDKTVSNIFSTEEFRNQIRNKIAKDAKVEPEAIIIDVPTVPSVPYHHSMFMEPMEIPVFNKTRDGKKEVKKLSEISGIFEVLKCFINILRVYTDEKNREKVAEAASKVLGDIPSSAKISY